A part of Actinomycetota bacterium genomic DNA contains:
- the gap gene encoding type I glyceraldehyde-3-phosphate dehydrogenase, with protein MAIKVGINGFGRIGRQTLRAALKYDKGEGLDFVAINDLTDAKTLAHLLKYDSVYGIMEEEVRVDGDSIVVGQDRIKVMSIKDPAQIPWGELGVDVVLEATGIFRKREQAQLHLDAGAKKVIVSAPMKGGGADITLVLGVNHQDYDKDNHHIISNASCTTNGLAPICKILNDKFGIESGFMTTVHAYTNDQKLLDLPHSDLRRARAAAMSIIPTSTGAAKAIGLVIPELEGKLDGLALRTPIPVGSIIDLVVKLNQDASIQEINQAIAEGAQAPEFEGIIQYSEEPLVSIDIVGNPHSTIFDAPSTMKVGDLTKVMTWYDNEWGYSCRCKDLIKFLMK; from the coding sequence ATGGCAATAAAAGTAGGAATTAATGGTTTTGGTAGGATTGGAAGACAAACATTAAGGGCAGCTTTGAAATACGATAAGGGCGAAGGCTTAGATTTCGTGGCCATTAATGATTTAACTGATGCCAAAACCCTGGCCCATCTCCTCAAATATGATTCTGTTTATGGAATCATGGAAGAGGAAGTTAGGGTAGACGGCGACAGCATAGTGGTGGGACAAGATAGGATCAAGGTTATGTCCATTAAGGATCCGGCCCAGATACCCTGGGGCGAATTGGGAGTGGATGTAGTGCTGGAAGCTACCGGCATATTCAGGAAGAGAGAGCAGGCTCAGCTGCATTTGGATGCAGGAGCCAAAAAGGTGATAGTTTCAGCTCCCATGAAAGGCGGAGGCGCAGACATAACCCTGGTATTGGGAGTTAACCACCAGGATTATGATAAGGATAATCACCATATTATCAGCAATGCTTCCTGTACCACCAATGGCCTGGCGCCTATCTGCAAAATATTAAATGATAAATTTGGCATCGAGAGCGGGTTTATGACTACCGTACATGCTTATACCAATGACCAGAAGCTATTGGATCTGCCCCATTCTGACCTTAGAAGGGCCAGAGCTGCCGCTATGTCTATTATACCTACTTCTACCGGAGCGGCTAAGGCTATCGGTCTGGTAATACCAGAACTGGAAGGCAAGCTGGATGGCTTGGCTTTAAGGACCCCCATACCGGTAGGCTCTATTATTGATTTGGTAGTTAAACTGAACCAGGATGCCTCCATACAGGAAATTAACCAGGCTATAGCTGAAGGGGCCCAGGCTCCAGAGTTTGAGGGCATTATCCAGTATAGTGAAGAGCCCCTGGTATCCATAGATATAGTAGGCAACCCCCATTCTACCATTTTTGATGCTCCCAGCACCATGAAGGTGGGGGATCTTACCAAGGTTATGACCTGGTATGATAATGAATGGGGCTACAGCTGCCGATGCAAGGATTTGATTAAATTCTTGATGAAATAA
- a CDS encoding phosphoglycerate kinase, producing MFSKKTIKDIDVARKKVLVRVDYNVPLDENLQVTDNTRIKLSLETVNYLIEKKSKVILMAHLGRPKGEPDDKFRLDPAARELEKMIGVKVKKFDETVSEQIKDYIDNTMDFGEVVMLENVRFNPGEKSNDPQFAQSLASLAEIFVDDAFGAAHRAHASVAGVAEYLPAVAGFLLQKEVETLDSLLENPQRPFIALLGGSKVSDKIQVIKNFLGKVDTLILGGGMSYTFFKAKGYEIGTSICEDDQLDYAREMLELAKKNNVKFLLPMDIVVSKEYDKDSDKQTVSVQSIPVDWMGMDLGEKSIELYRQEIAKAATIFWNGPFGVFEWERFENGTRNIAEAVAQSNAVTVVGGGDTLAAIKKYNLSGQFTHVSSGGGAAMELLEGKVLPGVAALMDK from the coding sequence ATGTTTAGTAAAAAAACCATAAAGGATATAGACGTAGCCCGTAAAAAGGTATTGGTAAGGGTAGATTATAATGTACCCTTGGATGAAAACCTTCAAGTAACAGACAATACCCGAATAAAGCTTTCCCTGGAAACGGTAAATTACCTAATTGAAAAAAAGTCCAAGGTGATACTGATGGCGCATCTGGGCCGTCCCAAGGGAGAGCCGGATGATAAATTCAGGCTGGATCCTGCTGCCCGGGAATTGGAAAAAATGATAGGGGTTAAGGTAAAAAAATTTGATGAGACTGTATCGGAACAAATAAAGGATTATATTGATAACACCATGGATTTTGGGGAAGTAGTGATGTTGGAAAATGTAAGGTTTAACCCTGGTGAGAAATCAAACGATCCCCAGTTTGCCCAATCCCTGGCCTCCCTGGCAGAAATTTTTGTAGACGATGCTTTTGGGGCAGCCCACCGGGCACATGCTTCAGTGGCAGGGGTAGCGGAGTATCTGCCGGCAGTGGCCGGTTTCCTGCTGCAGAAAGAAGTAGAAACCCTGGATTCGCTGCTGGAGAATCCCCAGAGGCCTTTTATAGCTTTGTTGGGAGGCAGCAAGGTTTCAGACAAGATTCAGGTTATTAAGAATTTTCTAGGCAAAGTGGACACCCTTATTTTGGGGGGAGGTATGAGCTATACCTTCTTTAAGGCCAAGGGATATGAAATCGGCACTTCCATTTGTGAAGATGACCAGCTGGATTATGCCCGGGAGATGCTGGAGCTGGCTAAAAAAAACAATGTGAAGTTTTTGCTTCCCATGGATATAGTGGTATCCAAGGAATATGATAAGGATTCAGATAAACAAACTGTGTCAGTGCAGTCCATACCGGTAGACTGGATGGGTATGGATTTAGGGGAGAAAAGTATTGAGCTTTACCGCCAGGAAATTGCCAAAGCTGCTACCATTTTCTGGAATGGGCCCTTTGGGGTGTTTGAATGGGAAAGATTTGAAAATGGGACCAGGAATATAGCAGAAGCAGTAGCCCAGAGTAATGCGGTTACCGTAGTAGGGGGCGGAGATACACTGGCGGCCATTAAGAAATATAACCTGTCCGGTCAATTTACCCATGTATCCAGTGGCGGTGGAGCAGCTATGGAGCTTCTGGAAGGCAAAGTTCTGCCGGGAGTTGCCGCTTTAATGGACAAGTAA
- the tpiA gene encoding triose-phosphate isomerase: MRVPFIAGNWKMNMTHMEAIKFFNDLEFKFENKHGADIAVCPPFTALRSAQTLLEANKLKVSLGAQNMFYEESGAYTGEISPAMLKAMGINYVILGHSERRQYFKETDQDINKKIKAAFNHGLKPILCIGETLEIREEGREQSFVLNQLVQCLEDIKLKQLLLLTVAYEPIWAIGTGKTATVQDANSMCRDIREKLSSIYGQTAADTVRIQYGGSVKPDNISELMAAADIDGALVGGASLKVDDFLSIINY, encoded by the coding sequence ATGAGAGTACCCTTTATAGCGGGTAACTGGAAAATGAATATGACCCATATGGAGGCCATCAAGTTTTTTAATGATTTAGAGTTCAAGTTTGAAAACAAGCATGGTGCTGATATAGCCGTATGTCCTCCTTTTACTGCCTTAAGATCAGCCCAAACCTTGTTGGAGGCCAATAAGCTTAAGGTAAGTTTGGGTGCCCAGAACATGTTTTATGAGGAAAGTGGAGCCTATACGGGAGAGATATCCCCGGCCATGCTAAAAGCTATGGGGATAAATTATGTAATTTTGGGCCATAGTGAGCGAAGACAGTATTTTAAGGAAACTGACCAGGATATTAATAAAAAGATAAAGGCTGCATTTAATCACGGGTTGAAGCCTATACTGTGCATTGGAGAGACTTTAGAGATTAGGGAGGAAGGCCGGGAGCAGTCTTTTGTACTGAATCAACTGGTGCAGTGCCTGGAAGATATAAAGCTTAAGCAGTTATTACTGTTAACTGTGGCCTACGAGCCCATATGGGCTATTGGCACCGGGAAAACGGCTACGGTCCAGGATGCCAATTCCATGTGCAGGGATATCAGGGAAAAGCTATCTTCTATTTATGGACAGACGGCAGCAGATACAGTAAGAATTCAATATGGCGGCAGTGTTAAGCCGGATAATATTAGTGAACTGATGGCTGCAGCTGATATAGATGGCGCGCTGGTGGGAGGCGCCAGCCTCAAGGTGGATGATTTTCTGTCTATAATCAATTATTAG
- the gpmI gene encoding 2,3-bisphosphoglycerate-independent phosphoglycerate mutase, with amino-acid sequence MVKKNRKRPVCLIILDGWGTCCELEGNAIYLGNTPNMDEYVGNYPYTELEASGEAVGLPEGQMGNSEVGHLNIGAGRTVYQEYTRINKSISSGQFFENEVLLKAMSQAKKSGKQALHLMGLVSDGGVHSHMGHLEALVKLAASQGISHLYLHAFLDGRDVPPRSAIPYLEQAEQILKQNGIGEIATVSGRYYAMDRDNRWDRTKKAYHTMVYRQGRHYTDYRQVVQDSYNQGKDDEFVIPALIGVHDEDCARIKEGDSIIFFNFRPDRARQLTRSFISEDFELFDRGPNPPQVFFVCLTQYDKNFEAAVAFPQNKIKNTLGEVLAKHSLRQLRIAETEKYAHVTFFFNGGVEKPNPLEDRILIPSPLVATYDLKPEMSAFQVTDTLLEKIEKELYDVIVVNYANPDMVGHTGFLDAAIKAVETVDQCVGRVINKLQEVGGLGIITADHGNVEEMIDPVTGGTVTKHSNSKVPFVICDKSIGKLRENVEPKLCDIAPTLLDILGIEKPADMTGISLLERF; translated from the coding sequence ATGGTGAAAAAAAACAGAAAAAGACCGGTTTGCCTGATTATACTGGATGGTTGGGGAACATGCTGTGAACTGGAAGGTAATGCCATTTATCTGGGTAATACCCCCAATATGGATGAATACGTGGGTAACTACCCCTACACGGAATTGGAAGCTTCAGGTGAAGCGGTTGGCCTGCCTGAAGGCCAGATGGGTAATTCCGAGGTAGGGCATTTAAATATTGGGGCCGGAAGGACAGTCTACCAGGAATATACCCGAATAAACAAATCCATATCCAGTGGCCAGTTCTTTGAAAATGAAGTCTTGCTTAAAGCCATGTCCCAGGCAAAAAAAAGCGGAAAACAAGCCCTGCATTTAATGGGCCTGGTGTCAGATGGGGGAGTACACAGCCACATGGGACACCTGGAAGCCTTGGTTAAGCTGGCGGCTTCCCAGGGCATATCCCACCTTTACCTGCATGCTTTTTTGGATGGCAGGGATGTTCCGCCCCGAAGCGCTATTCCCTATTTGGAACAAGCAGAGCAAATACTAAAACAGAACGGCATAGGGGAAATAGCTACAGTAAGCGGAAGGTATTATGCCATGGACAGGGACAACCGCTGGGACCGGACTAAAAAAGCTTACCATACCATGGTTTACCGGCAAGGCCGGCATTATACGGATTACAGGCAAGTGGTACAGGATTCCTATAATCAGGGAAAAGATGATGAATTTGTCATTCCGGCTTTGATAGGGGTGCATGATGAGGACTGTGCCAGGATAAAGGAAGGGGACTCGATAATATTCTTTAATTTTAGGCCGGACAGGGCCCGGCAGCTTACCCGGTCCTTTATCAGTGAGGACTTTGAGCTGTTTGACCGGGGACCTAATCCGCCCCAGGTATTTTTTGTATGCTTGACCCAGTATGATAAAAATTTTGAGGCAGCAGTAGCTTTTCCTCAGAATAAAATTAAAAATACCCTGGGTGAGGTCCTGGCCAAACATAGCCTAAGGCAATTAAGGATTGCTGAAACCGAGAAGTATGCCCATGTTACCTTTTTCTTTAATGGAGGCGTTGAAAAACCAAACCCTCTGGAAGACAGGATACTTATTCCTTCCCCTTTAGTGGCTACTTATGACCTTAAGCCTGAAATGAGCGCCTTTCAGGTGACTGATACTTTGCTGGAAAAAATTGAAAAAGAACTCTATGATGTAATTGTGGTAAATTATGCCAACCCGGATATGGTGGGACATACCGGATTTTTAGATGCTGCCATAAAAGCGGTGGAAACGGTGGATCAGTGTGTAGGCAGGGTGATAAATAAATTGCAGGAAGTAGGAGGATTGGGTATAATAACCGCCGACCATGGAAACGTGGAAGAAATGATAGATCCGGTTACCGGGGGTACAGTAACCAAACATTCCAATTCCAAGGTGCCTTTTGTGATTTGTGACAAAAGTATAGGTAAATTAAGGGAAAATGTAGAACCTAAGCTCTGTGATATAGCTCCCACCTTGCTGGATATCCTGGGCATTGAAAAACCAGCGGACATGACTGGTATTTCATTATTGGAGAGGTTTTAA
- the secG gene encoding preprotein translocase subunit SecG: MGSVWLNILFAIHILGCLGVIMLILLHSGKGGGISGLFSGMVDTFDGSGIVEKNLDRITIIVGVVFAITTILLFVLL, translated from the coding sequence ATGGGTTCTGTATGGTTGAATATTTTGTTTGCCATTCATATCCTGGGTTGTCTGGGGGTAATAATGCTGATACTCTTGCATAGCGGCAAGGGCGGAGGCATTTCCGGACTGTTTTCAGGTATGGTGGACACCTTTGATGGGTCAGGGATAGTAGAGAAAAACCTGGACAGGATTACTATAATTGTGGGTGTGGTATTTGCCATAACCACCATATTGTTATTTGTATTATTGTAA
- a CDS encoding peptide ABC transporter substrate-binding protein — MLKFRKLSTIMAMMVALIMVVTMVASCAQEVPPVEEPAAEEAAEAPAEEAAEEPAEEAAEEPAEEAAGPKEGGTIRMYIHEPVSLDPPNSYESEGIQVIRQVWDGLFEYNPETLEAEPALVETYDVSDDGLVYTFYLQKGVNFHSGRELVADDFVYSWTRVADDDTASYLAYHLDPILGYDELQDGSADTFEGVKALDDYTLEVTLKYPYADFINTLGHTVFYPVAKEDIEQYGDTYAEHINGVGAFKFVEWAHDQYITLEKNEDYWREPAYLDEVKYVIMADENTAFLEFQAGNLEYTQIPTGQVEAAKQDPAISEGVIIKPLLALYYYGMNIETEPFKDNPKLREAIAYMIDRQNICEIIGENVPTPSTGFVPPGIPGFQEQASEITYDPDKAAQLLEEAGYPNGEGLPTLILGYNTGSSHEIIAEAIQADAADLGVTIELEGYEWGTMLEKAQNGEINFFRLGWLADYPTMDNFLFPLFHSESADNYAAYNNPDVDALLEEARATLDEDERIAKYREVEKMILNDHAFANIYFYGSRRIVQPYVQGFFLDSMENYNLETVWLDK; from the coding sequence ATGTTAAAATTTAGAAAATTAAGCACAATAATGGCAATGATGGTTGCTTTGATAATGGTAGTTACCATGGTTGCTAGTTGCGCACAGGAGGTACCTCCTGTGGAAGAGCCTGCTGCTGAAGAAGCAGCAGAAGCGCCTGCTGAAGAAGCAGCAGAAGAACCTGCCGAAGAAGCAGCAGAAGAGCCTGCTGAAGAAGCAGCAGGTCCCAAAGAAGGCGGAACCATTAGGATGTATATACATGAGCCGGTTTCTCTGGATCCACCTAACAGTTATGAAAGTGAAGGTATACAGGTTATAAGACAGGTATGGGATGGCTTATTCGAATACAATCCCGAAACCCTGGAAGCAGAACCAGCACTGGTAGAGACCTATGATGTTTCTGATGATGGCCTGGTTTACACTTTCTACCTGCAAAAGGGAGTAAATTTTCACAGCGGCCGGGAACTGGTAGCTGATGACTTTGTTTATTCCTGGACCAGGGTAGCAGATGACGATACAGCGTCCTATCTGGCTTATCACCTGGATCCAATCCTGGGCTATGATGAACTTCAGGACGGTTCAGCTGATACCTTTGAAGGAGTTAAGGCCCTGGATGACTATACTCTGGAAGTAACCTTGAAATATCCCTATGCTGACTTTATCAACACCTTGGGCCACACTGTATTTTATCCAGTGGCCAAGGAAGATATTGAGCAGTATGGAGACACTTATGCTGAGCATATCAACGGCGTAGGTGCTTTCAAATTTGTAGAATGGGCGCACGACCAGTACATAACTTTGGAGAAAAATGAAGATTACTGGAGAGAACCCGCTTATCTGGATGAAGTAAAATACGTAATTATGGCTGATGAAAATACTGCATTCCTGGAATTCCAGGCTGGAAATCTGGAATATACCCAGATACCTACCGGCCAGGTAGAAGCCGCTAAGCAGGATCCTGCTATCAGCGAAGGGGTTATCATCAAACCATTGCTGGCTCTGTATTATTACGGAATGAACATTGAAACCGAGCCATTCAAGGATAATCCTAAATTAAGGGAAGCAATTGCCTATATGATAGACAGGCAGAACATATGTGAAATAATAGGGGAAAACGTACCTACTCCGTCTACTGGTTTTGTTCCTCCCGGCATTCCCGGTTTCCAGGAACAGGCTTCAGAGATTACCTATGATCCTGACAAGGCAGCCCAGCTGCTGGAAGAAGCAGGATATCCTAACGGAGAAGGCCTGCCTACCTTGATACTGGGCTACAATACCGGTTCCAGCCACGAGATCATAGCTGAAGCCATACAGGCAGATGCTGCTGATCTGGGGGTTACCATTGAGCTGGAAGGCTATGAATGGGGAACCATGCTGGAAAAAGCACAGAATGGTGAAATCAACTTCTTCAGGCTGGGATGGCTTGCAGATTATCCTACCATGGATAATTTCCTGTTCCCCCTGTTCCATTCAGAATCAGCAGATAACTATGCTGCTTACAACAATCCTGATGTAGATGCTCTGCTGGAAGAAGCCAGGGCTACCCTGGATGAAGATGAAAGGATTGCCAAGTATAGGGAGGTTGAAAAGATGATCTTAAATGACCATGCTTTTGCCAACATATACTTCTATGGTTCCAGAAGAATAGTTCAGCCTTATGTACAGGGATTTTTCCTGGATAGTATGGAAAATTATAATCTGGAAACAGTATGGCTGGATAAATAG
- a CDS encoding ABC transporter permease, with protein sequence MLYYIIRRILQIIPVIIGVTLILFILMYIIPEDPARLILQKGATEQALANLRAQMGIDKPLYVQYWRYIRQLAKGDLGTSYRYRRSVNSILAEHYPNSIRLALVAIVIEIIIGIFAGIISAIKKYSFWDTLVTVSTTLAVCVPVFWMGMMLQIIFGLRLDWLPISGMGDGSLIYYILPAITLASVSTAYVARMTRSSMLEVMSNDYITTAFAKGLSFRRVVGKHALKNALIPVVTLVGLDLGALMGGAILTETVFSWPGVGRTIYLAILQRDAPVVIGGTLILVIIFLVLNLIVDIVYAWLDPRIRFEKREINV encoded by the coding sequence ATGCTGTACTATATAATCAGGCGTATATTGCAGATAATCCCGGTTATTATCGGAGTTACTCTCATTCTTTTTATTCTCATGTATATAATTCCCGAAGACCCTGCCCGCCTTATCCTTCAGAAAGGGGCTACAGAGCAGGCATTGGCCAACTTAAGGGCCCAGATGGGCATAGACAAGCCTCTTTATGTTCAGTATTGGAGATATATAAGGCAGCTGGCTAAGGGAGACCTGGGAACCTCATACCGTTACCGGCGTTCGGTGAACAGCATTTTGGCTGAACATTACCCCAATTCTATCCGGCTGGCTTTAGTGGCCATAGTTATTGAAATAATAATTGGTATATTTGCCGGTATTATTTCGGCTATTAAAAAATATAGTTTTTGGGACACCTTGGTCACGGTGTCTACTACTCTGGCGGTTTGTGTCCCGGTGTTCTGGATGGGAATGATGCTGCAGATAATATTTGGCCTGCGGCTTGATTGGCTTCCCATATCCGGAATGGGGGACGGCAGTTTAATTTATTATATACTTCCGGCCATAACCCTGGCCTCTGTTTCTACTGCCTATGTGGCTAGAATGACCAGGAGCAGCATGTTGGAAGTAATGTCTAATGATTATATTACCACTGCTTTTGCCAAGGGGCTTTCCTTTAGAAGGGTAGTAGGTAAGCATGCCTTAAAGAATGCGCTTATCCCAGTGGTTACCTTGGTGGGCCTTGACCTGGGAGCCTTGATGGGCGGAGCCATATTGACTGAGACAGTATTTAGCTGGCCGGGAGTAGGCCGTACTATTTATTTGGCTATTCTCCAGAGGGACGCTCCGGTAGTTATTGGAGGGACCCTTATACTGGTAATAATATTCTTGGTATTAAACCTTATTGTGGATATTGTGTATGCCTGGCTTGATCCCAGAATAAGGTTTGAGAAAAGAGAGATAAACGTTTAG
- a CDS encoding ABC transporter permease has translation MFDEQEQQKVKEELTEDIVPESKYSRSSLYKDAWRRLRKNKLAMLGLAIIIILILMAILSPVIAPYDPTVRIKEDSSQGPSAKHIFGTDILGRDIFSRVIYGSRVSIQVGVVAVGISMVIGLILGALAGYFGSFSDTVIMRIADIFFAFPYVLGAIAIMTILGPGLINVFIAIGILGWASFARLFRGSILSIKNKEYIEAARALGASNLRIITKHIFPNAFAPMIVFGTMNVGTAIIVEASLSFLGLGVQPPTPAWGYMLSESLKYINIAPWMMFFPGLAIVFTVLGFVLLGDGLRDAFDPKMK, from the coding sequence ATGTTTGACGAGCAAGAGCAACAAAAAGTAAAAGAGGAACTGACCGAGGATATTGTACCGGAATCGAAGTATTCCCGGTCCAGCCTATACAAGGATGCCTGGAGAAGGCTGAGGAAGAATAAGCTGGCCATGCTGGGCTTAGCCATTATTATAATTTTAATACTCATGGCTATTCTTTCCCCGGTTATTGCCCCTTATGACCCTACGGTTAGGATTAAAGAAGATTCCTCCCAGGGCCCCAGCGCTAAACATATTTTTGGTACTGATATTTTAGGCAGGGATATTTTTAGCAGGGTAATATACGGCAGCAGGGTTTCTATCCAGGTAGGAGTGGTGGCAGTGGGGATATCCATGGTAATAGGCCTTATACTGGGAGCTTTAGCTGGCTATTTCGGAAGTTTTTCCGATACTGTGATCATGAGGATTGCGGATATATTCTTTGCTTTTCCTTACGTGCTGGGCGCTATTGCTATTATGACTATCCTGGGGCCGGGGCTGATTAATGTCTTTATTGCTATTGGTATACTGGGATGGGCTTCTTTTGCCCGCTTGTTCAGGGGCTCTATTTTGTCTATTAAAAACAAGGAATATATTGAAGCTGCCCGGGCCCTGGGGGCTAGTAACCTTAGGATTATTACCAAACATATTTTTCCTAATGCTTTTGCTCCCATGATTGTATTTGGTACCATGAATGTAGGAACTGCCATTATTGTGGAAGCTTCTTTGAGTTTTTTGGGATTAGGCGTTCAGCCTCCCACCCCTGCCTGGGGTTATATGCTGTCTGAGTCCTTAAAATATATAAATATTGCCCCCTGGATGATGTTTTTCCCTGGTTTGGCCATAGTGTTTACTGTTTTGGGATTTGTATTGTTGGGAGACGGGTT